A portion of the Drosophila sechellia strain sech25 chromosome 2R, ASM438219v1, whole genome shotgun sequence genome contains these proteins:
- the LOC6609005 gene encoding centrosomin isoform X2 — protein sequence MAGIFRSTSLNHSADVPGSPFKRYSLNSNNSIFCTSPGALQDVTMENSYASFDVPRPPGGGNSPLPPQGRSVRELEEQMSALRKENFNLKLRIYFLEEGQPGARADSSSDSLSKQLIDAKIEIATLRKTIDVKMELLKDAARAISHHEELQRKADLESQAIIDELQEQINAYQVAESGGQPVENIARTRKILSLESEVQRLEEELVNSEARNVAARNELEFMLAERMESLTACEGKIQELAIKNSELVERIEKETASAESSNANRDLGAQLADKICELQDAQEKLKERERIHEQACRTIQKLMQKLSSQEKEIKKLNQENEQSANKENDCAKTVISPSSSGRSMSDNEASSHEMSTNLRVRYELKIKEQEEKIKQLETEVKKKTANLQNLVNKELWEKNREVERLTKLLANQQKTLPQISEESAGEADLQQSFTEAEYMRTLERNKLLQRKVDVLFQRLADDQQNSAVIGQLRLELQQARTEVETADKWRLECVDVCSVLTNRLEELAGFLNSLLKHKDVLGVLAADRRNAMRKAVDRSLDLSKSLNMTLNITATSLADQSLAQLCNLSEILYTEGDASHKTFNSHEELHAATSMAPTVENLKAENKALKKELEKRRSSEGQRKERRSLPLPSQQLDNQSESEAWSEPDRKVSLARIGLDETSNSLAAPEQAVSESESEGRTCATRQDRNRNSERIAQLEEQISQKDERMLNVQCQMVELDNRYKQEQLRCLDITQQLEQLRVINEALTADLQAIGSHEEERMVELQRQLELKNEQIDQLKLAHSTLTADSQITDMELQALQQQMQEIEQQHADSVETLQSQLQKLKLDAEQQLAEHERLHREALERDWVALTTYQEQAQQLLELQRSLDYHQENEKELKQTLVEYELATRALKKQLDESTLQASKAVMERTKAYNDKLQLEKRSEELRLQLEALKKEQQKLLQKRSNSSDVSQSGYTSEEVAVPMGPPSGQATTCKQAAAAVVGQRVNTSSPDLGIESDAGRISSVEVSNAQRAMLKTVEMKTEGSASTRAKSEESTSPDSKSNVATGGAATVHDCAKVDLENAELRRKLIRTKRAFEDTYEKLRMANKAKAQVEKDIKNQILKTHNVLRNVRSNMENEL from the exons ATGGCGGGCATCTTTCGATCTACCTCACTAAATCACTCGGCGGATGTACCTGGCTCCCCATTCAAGAGATACTCTCTGAATTCCAACAACTCAATATTCTG CACCAGTCCGGGAGCCCTGCAAGATGTCACCATGGAGAACTCAT ATGCCAGTTTTGACGTTCCGCGACCTCCAGGTGGCGGCAACTCTCCCTTGCCGCCGCAGGGTCGCTCTGTGCGCGAGTTGGAGGAGCAGATGTCCGCGCTGCGTAAGGAGAACTTCAATCTAAAGCTGCGCATCTACTTCCTGGAGGAGGGTCAGCCGGGTGCCCGAGCAGACAGTTCCTCAGACTCCTTAAGCAAACAGCTCATCGATGCCAAGATCGAAATCGCGACGTTGAGAAAAACCATCGATGTAAAGATGGAGCTGCTCAAGGATGCCGCTCGAGCCATTTCTCACCACGAGGAATTGCAGCGCAAAGCGGACTTAGAAAGCCAGGCAATAATCGACGAGTTGCAAGAGCAAATAAACGCCTATCAG GTGGCGGAGTCTGGTGGTCAACCTGTCGAAAATATTGCTAGAACCAGGAAAATTCTGAGCCTTGAATCGGAGGTGCAGAGATTGGAGGAGGAACTGGTGAATAGCGAAGCTCGTAACGTAGCGGCCCGGAACGAGCTGGAATTCATGTTGGCCGAGCGCATGGAATCCCTAACAGCCTGTGAGGGCAAGATTCAAGAGCTGGCCATCAAGAATTCCGAACTGGTAGAGCGTATTGAAAAGGAAACAGCATCCGCCGAGTCATCCAAC GCCAATCGAGATCTTGGCGCCCAACTTGCGGATAAGATTTGCGAGCTGCAGGACGCCCAGGAGAAGCTCAAGGAGCGCGAACGCATCCACGAGCAGGCGTGCCGCACCATTCAGAAGCTGATGCAAAAGCTGAGCAGCCAAGAGAAGGAGATAAAGAAACTTAATCAGGAGAACGAACAGTCGGCAAACAAGGAG AACGACTGCGCTAAGACGGTAATTTCGCCATCCTCCAGCGGCCGTTCCATGAGTGACAACGAGGCCAGCTCCCACGAAATGTCCACCAACCTCAGGGTGCGCTACGAACTAAAGATCAAAGAGCAGGAGGAGAAGATAAAGCAGTTGGAGACGGAAGTAAAGAAGAAGACTGCGAATCTGCAAAACCTGGTCAACAAGGAGCTATGGGAGAAAAATCGCGAGGTGGAGCGCCTCACTAAGCTGTTGGCTAACCAACAGAAGACATTGCCGCAGATAAGCGAGGAATCTGCCGGAGAAGCAGATCTGCAGCAATCCTTCACGGAGGCGGAGTACATGAGGACATTGGAGCGAAACAAGCTGCTGCAGCGAAAGGTGGATGTGCTCTTCCAGCGCCTGGCAGACGATCAACAGAACAGTGCTGTGATTGGCCAGTTGCGTTTAGAACTTCAACAAGCTCGCACGGAAGTTGAGACGGCGGATAAGTGGCGTCTTGAATGCGTCGATGTCTGCAGTGTGCTGACGAACCGATTGGAGGAGCTGGCTGGTTTCCTCAACTCTCTGCTGAAGCACAAAGATGTTCTTGGCGTGTTGGCCGCAGATCGACGCAATGCCATGCGTAAGGCTGTGGATCGCAGCTTGGATCTTTCCAAGAGTCTTAATATGACTCTGAATATAACAGCTACATCCTTGGCTGACCAAAGCCTCGCTCAGCTGTGCAATCTATCCGAGATCCTGTACACCGAAGGCGATGCAAGCCACAAAACTTTCAATTCACACGAGGAGCTGCACGCCGCTACTTCGATGGCTCCGACTGTAGAGAACTTAAAGGCCGAGAACAAGGCTCTGAAAAAAGAGTTGGAAAAGCGACGCAGCTCAGAAGGACAGAGAAAGGAGCGCCGCTCCTTACCGCTGCCCTCTCAACAGTTGGATAACCAGAGCGAGTCAGAGGCCTGGTCAGAGCCTGACCGCAAGGTTTCGTTGGCACGCATTGGCCTGGACGAAACCTCCAACAGCTTGGCGGCGCCTGAGCAGGCGGTCAGCGAGTCGGAGAGCGAGGGAAGAACCTGCGCTACCCGTCAGGATCGCAATCGCAACAGCGAGCGTATTGCCCAGCTGGAGGAGCAAATTTCCCAGAAAGACGAACGTATGCTTAATGTGCAATGCCAAATGGTTGAGCTGGACAATCGATATAAGCAGGAGCAATTGCGCTGCCTGGATATCACTCAACAATTGGAGCAATTGCGAGTTATCAACGAAGCTCTGACTGCGGACCTTCAAGCTATAGGATCACACGAAGAGGAACGCATGGTCGAGTTGCAACGCCAGCTGGAGCTTAAGAACGAGCAGATTGATCAACTAAAACTGGCCCACAGCACTCTGACGGCAGATTCGCAGATAACCGATATGGAACTGCAGGCATTGCAGCAGCAAATGCAGGAAATAGAGCAGCAGCACGCCGATTCAGTGGAAACCCTGCAATCTCAGCTACAAAAACTCAAACTAGATGCCGAGCAGCAGCTAGCAGAGCACGAGCGCCTGCATCGCGAGGCTCTGGAACGCGACTGGGTGGCACTGACCACTTACCAGGAGCAGGCTCAACAGTTGTTGGAACTGCAACGATCCCTGGACTATCACCAAGAAAACGAGAAGGAGCTGAAGCAGACGCTTGTCGAGTACGAGCTGGCCACGCGGGCCCTCAAAAAGCAGCTGGACGAAAGCACTCTGCAGGCATCCAAGGCGGTGATGGAGCGCACGAAGGCCTACAACGACAAGCTGCAATTGGAGAAGCGTTCCGAGGAGTTGAGGCTGCAACTGGAGGCGCTCAAGAAAGAGCAGCAAAAGCTGCTGCAGAAGCGCTCCAACAGCAGCGACGTTTCCCAGTCCGGTTACACATCCGAAGAGGTGGCGGTGCCCATGGGGCCACCCTCGGGTCAGGCTACAACGTGCAAGCAGGCCGCTGCCGCAGTGGTGGGCCAGAGGGTGAACACATCATCTCCCGATCTGGGCATAGAAAGCGATGCCGGCAGAATATCCAGCGTAGAAGTATCCAACGCCCAGCGAGCGATGCTCAAGACTGTAGAGATGAAAACGGAGGGGTCAGCGAGCACAAGGGCAAAGTCAGAGG AATCTACTTCACCGGACAGCAAGAGCAACGTGGCAACTGGTGGTGCAGCCACAGTACACGACTGTGCCAAGGTAGATCTTGAAAACGCCGAGTTGCGGCGCAAACTAATCCGCACCAAGCGCGCATTTGAAGACACCTACGAAAAGTTGCGTATGGCTAACAAAGCAAAAGCACAAGTTGAGAAAGACATCAAAAATCAAATACTAAAAACGCACAATGTGCTGCGAAACGTTCGCTCAAACATGGAGAATGAGTTATAA
- the LOC6609005 gene encoding centrosomin isoform X5, whose amino-acid sequence MDQSKQVLRDYCGDGNGTCTSSLKEITLIETVTSFLEENGASEIDKRVLRKLAEALSKSIDDTSPGALQDVTMENSYASFDVPRPPGGGNSPLPPQGRSVRELEEQMSALRKENFNLKLRIYFLEEGQPGARADSSSDSLSKQLIDAKIEIATLRKTIDVKMELLKDAARAISHHEELQRKADLESQAIIDELQEQINAYQVAESGGQPVENIARTRKILSLESEVQRLEEELVNSEARNVAARNELEFMLAERMESLTACEGKIQELAIKNSELVERIEKETASAESSNKDIDSLKVEIEVCRKENQELVTSIRSLKHDMKRQARSMKEAANTMDVQRHSIQLLEATIKRKEKSCGSMQKNVLNYEALIAKLNAELETMRQQNLYFRELSENLQQKEVRQLDRGVATVQPMRMKADAGCFVWESGTIVAQEPLPLERQSAAATNNVSVSAVRLSSGPPPDQTYPVNGHDGAKYGVLQLFAAKLHWIPAVPLALGHIALKIIFLAMRVHSCLQIAHIPLNANRDLGAQLADKICELQDAQEKLKERERIHEQACRTIQKLMQKLSSQEKEIKKLNQENEQSANKENDCAKTVISPSSSGRSMSDNEASSHEMSTNLRVRYELKIKEQEEKIKQLETEVKKKTANLQNLVNKELWEKNREVERLTKLLANQQKTLPQISEESAGEADLQQSFTEAEYMRTLERNKLLQRKVDVLFQRLADDQQNSAVIGQLRLELQQARTEVETADKWRLECVDVCSVLTNRLEELAGFLNSLLKHKDVLGVLAADRRNAMRKAVDRSLDLSKSLNMTLNITATSLADQSLAQLCNLSEILYTEGDASHKTFNSHEELHAATSMAPTVENLKAENKALKKELEKRRSSEGQRKERRSLPLPSQQLDNQSESEAWSEPDRKVSLARIGLDETSNSLAAPEQAVSESESEGRTCATRQDRNRNSERIAQLEEQISQKDERMLNVQCQMVELDNRYKQEQLRCLDITQQLEQLRVINEALTADLQAIGSHEEERMVELQRQLELKNEQIDQLKLAHSTLTADSQITDMELQALQQQMQEIEQQHADSVETLQSQLQKLKLDAEQQLAEHERLHREALERDWVALTTYQEQAQQLLELQRSLDYHQENEKELKQTLVEYELATRALKKQLDESTLQASKAVMERTKAYNDKLQLEKRSEELRLQLEALKKEQQKLLQKRSNSSDVSQSGYTSEEVAVPMGPPSGQATTCKQAAAAVVGQRVNTSSPDLGIESDAGRISSVEVSNAQRAMLKTVEMKTEGSASTRAKSEESTSPDSKSNVATGGAATVHDCAKVDLENAELRRKLIRTKRAFEDTYEKLRMANKAKAQVEKDIKNQILKTHNVLRNVRSNMENEL is encoded by the exons ATGGACCAGTCTAAGCAGGTTTTGCGGGACTATTGCGGCGACGGCAATGGTACCTGTACATCGTCCTTGAAGGAAATCACTTTGATTGAGACCGTGACCAGTTTTCTGGAGGAGAATGGCGCCTCCGAAATCGACAAAAGGGTCCTGCGCAAACTGGCCGAGGCGCTGTCCAAAAGCATAGACGA CACCAGTCCGGGAGCCCTGCAAGATGTCACCATGGAGAACTCAT ATGCCAGTTTTGACGTTCCGCGACCTCCAGGTGGCGGCAACTCTCCCTTGCCGCCGCAGGGTCGCTCTGTGCGCGAGTTGGAGGAGCAGATGTCCGCGCTGCGTAAGGAGAACTTCAATCTAAAGCTGCGCATCTACTTCCTGGAGGAGGGTCAGCCGGGTGCCCGAGCAGACAGTTCCTCAGACTCCTTAAGCAAACAGCTCATCGATGCCAAGATCGAAATCGCGACGTTGAGAAAAACCATCGATGTAAAGATGGAGCTGCTCAAGGATGCCGCTCGAGCCATTTCTCACCACGAGGAATTGCAGCGCAAAGCGGACTTAGAAAGCCAGGCAATAATCGACGAGTTGCAAGAGCAAATAAACGCCTATCAG GTGGCGGAGTCTGGTGGTCAACCTGTCGAAAATATTGCTAGAACCAGGAAAATTCTGAGCCTTGAATCGGAGGTGCAGAGATTGGAGGAGGAACTGGTGAATAGCGAAGCTCGTAACGTAGCGGCCCGGAACGAGCTGGAATTCATGTTGGCCGAGCGCATGGAATCCCTAACAGCCTGTGAGGGCAAGATTCAAGAGCTGGCCATCAAGAATTCCGAACTGGTAGAGCGTATTGAAAAGGAAACAGCATCCGCCGAGTCATCCAAC AAGGACATAGACTCTCTTAAGGTTGAAATAGAAGTCTGTAGGAAGGAGAATCAGGAACTGGTGACCTCCATTCGATCCCTAAAACATGATATGAAGCGACAAGCCCGCTCGATGAAGGAGGCCGCCAATACGATGGACGTGCAGCGTCATTCCATCCAGCTATTGGAA GCCACAATCAAGCGCAAGGAAAAGTCGTGCGGAAGTATGCAGAAAAACGTGCTAAACTATGAGGCACTGATAGCCAAGTTGAACGCCGAACTGGAGACTATGAGGCAACAGAATCTTTACTTCCGTGAGCTCTCCGAAAACCTACAACAGAAGGAGGTGCGGCAACTGGATCGCGGCGTGGCCACCGTGCAGCCGATGCGCATGAAGGCGGATGCCGGG TGTTTTGTATGGGAGTCAGGGACCATCGTCGCACAAGAGCCTTTGCCATTGGAAAGGCAGTCAG ctgcagcaacaaaCAACGTATCCGTGTCCGCAGTACGTTTATCATCAGGGCCACCACCAGACCAGACATACCCAGTTAATGGCCATGACGGCGCCAAGTACGGCGTTCTACAACTATTCGCTGCCAAGCTTCACTGGATTCCGGCAGTACCTTTGGCGCTGGGGCACATAGCCCTCAAGATCATCTTCTTGGCTATGCGGGTGCACTCCTGCCTCCAGATAGCCCATATCCCTCTTAAT GCCAATCGAGATCTTGGCGCCCAACTTGCGGATAAGATTTGCGAGCTGCAGGACGCCCAGGAGAAGCTCAAGGAGCGCGAACGCATCCACGAGCAGGCGTGCCGCACCATTCAGAAGCTGATGCAAAAGCTGAGCAGCCAAGAGAAGGAGATAAAGAAACTTAATCAGGAGAACGAACAGTCGGCAAACAAGGAG AACGACTGCGCTAAGACGGTAATTTCGCCATCCTCCAGCGGCCGTTCCATGAGTGACAACGAGGCCAGCTCCCACGAAATGTCCACCAACCTCAGGGTGCGCTACGAACTAAAGATCAAAGAGCAGGAGGAGAAGATAAAGCAGTTGGAGACGGAAGTAAAGAAGAAGACTGCGAATCTGCAAAACCTGGTCAACAAGGAGCTATGGGAGAAAAATCGCGAGGTGGAGCGCCTCACTAAGCTGTTGGCTAACCAACAGAAGACATTGCCGCAGATAAGCGAGGAATCTGCCGGAGAAGCAGATCTGCAGCAATCCTTCACGGAGGCGGAGTACATGAGGACATTGGAGCGAAACAAGCTGCTGCAGCGAAAGGTGGATGTGCTCTTCCAGCGCCTGGCAGACGATCAACAGAACAGTGCTGTGATTGGCCAGTTGCGTTTAGAACTTCAACAAGCTCGCACGGAAGTTGAGACGGCGGATAAGTGGCGTCTTGAATGCGTCGATGTCTGCAGTGTGCTGACGAACCGATTGGAGGAGCTGGCTGGTTTCCTCAACTCTCTGCTGAAGCACAAAGATGTTCTTGGCGTGTTGGCCGCAGATCGACGCAATGCCATGCGTAAGGCTGTGGATCGCAGCTTGGATCTTTCCAAGAGTCTTAATATGACTCTGAATATAACAGCTACATCCTTGGCTGACCAAAGCCTCGCTCAGCTGTGCAATCTATCCGAGATCCTGTACACCGAAGGCGATGCAAGCCACAAAACTTTCAATTCACACGAGGAGCTGCACGCCGCTACTTCGATGGCTCCGACTGTAGAGAACTTAAAGGCCGAGAACAAGGCTCTGAAAAAAGAGTTGGAAAAGCGACGCAGCTCAGAAGGACAGAGAAAGGAGCGCCGCTCCTTACCGCTGCCCTCTCAACAGTTGGATAACCAGAGCGAGTCAGAGGCCTGGTCAGAGCCTGACCGCAAGGTTTCGTTGGCACGCATTGGCCTGGACGAAACCTCCAACAGCTTGGCGGCGCCTGAGCAGGCGGTCAGCGAGTCGGAGAGCGAGGGAAGAACCTGCGCTACCCGTCAGGATCGCAATCGCAACAGCGAGCGTATTGCCCAGCTGGAGGAGCAAATTTCCCAGAAAGACGAACGTATGCTTAATGTGCAATGCCAAATGGTTGAGCTGGACAATCGATATAAGCAGGAGCAATTGCGCTGCCTGGATATCACTCAACAATTGGAGCAATTGCGAGTTATCAACGAAGCTCTGACTGCGGACCTTCAAGCTATAGGATCACACGAAGAGGAACGCATGGTCGAGTTGCAACGCCAGCTGGAGCTTAAGAACGAGCAGATTGATCAACTAAAACTGGCCCACAGCACTCTGACGGCAGATTCGCAGATAACCGATATGGAACTGCAGGCATTGCAGCAGCAAATGCAGGAAATAGAGCAGCAGCACGCCGATTCAGTGGAAACCCTGCAATCTCAGCTACAAAAACTCAAACTAGATGCCGAGCAGCAGCTAGCAGAGCACGAGCGCCTGCATCGCGAGGCTCTGGAACGCGACTGGGTGGCACTGACCACTTACCAGGAGCAGGCTCAACAGTTGTTGGAACTGCAACGATCCCTGGACTATCACCAAGAAAACGAGAAGGAGCTGAAGCAGACGCTTGTCGAGTACGAGCTGGCCACGCGGGCCCTCAAAAAGCAGCTGGACGAAAGCACTCTGCAGGCATCCAAGGCGGTGATGGAGCGCACGAAGGCCTACAACGACAAGCTGCAATTGGAGAAGCGTTCCGAGGAGTTGAGGCTGCAACTGGAGGCGCTCAAGAAAGAGCAGCAAAAGCTGCTGCAGAAGCGCTCCAACAGCAGCGACGTTTCCCAGTCCGGTTACACATCCGAAGAGGTGGCGGTGCCCATGGGGCCACCCTCGGGTCAGGCTACAACGTGCAAGCAGGCCGCTGCCGCAGTGGTGGGCCAGAGGGTGAACACATCATCTCCCGATCTGGGCATAGAAAGCGATGCCGGCAGAATATCCAGCGTAGAAGTATCCAACGCCCAGCGAGCGATGCTCAAGACTGTAGAGATGAAAACGGAGGGGTCAGCGAGCACAAGGGCAAAGTCAGAGG AATCTACTTCACCGGACAGCAAGAGCAACGTGGCAACTGGTGGTGCAGCCACAGTACACGACTGTGCCAAGGTAGATCTTGAAAACGCCGAGTTGCGGCGCAAACTAATCCGCACCAAGCGCGCATTTGAAGACACCTACGAAAAGTTGCGTATGGCTAACAAAGCAAAAGCACAAGTTGAGAAAGACATCAAAAATCAAATACTAAAAACGCACAATGTGCTGCGAAACGTTCGCTCAAACATGGAGAATGAGTTATAA
- the LOC6609005 gene encoding centrosomin isoform X4 codes for MNSNRSSSSQNSRNLKIFNASFDVPRPPGGGNSPLPPQGRSVRELEEQMSALRKENFNLKLRIYFLEEGQPGARADSSSDSLSKQLIDAKIEIATLRKTIDVKMELLKDAARAISHHEELQRKADLESQAIIDELQEQINAYQVAESGGQPVENIARTRKILSLESEVQRLEEELVNSEARNVAARNELEFMLAERMESLTACEGKIQELAIKNSELVERIEKETASAESSNANRDLGAQLADKICELQDAQEKLKERERIHEQACRTIQKLMQKLSSQEKEIKKLNQENEQSANKENDCAKTVISPSSSGRSMSDNEASSHEMSTNLRVRYELKIKEQEEKIKQLETEVKKKTANLQNLVNKELWEKNREVERLTKLLANQQKTLPQISEESAGEADLQQSFTEAEYMRTLERNKLLQRKVDVLFQRLADDQQNSAVIGQLRLELQQARTEVETADKWRLECVDVCSVLTNRLEELAGFLNSLLKHKDVLGVLAADRRNAMRKAVDRSLDLSKSLNMTLNITATSLADQSLAQLCNLSEILYTEGDASHKTFNSHEELHAATSMAPTVENLKAENKALKKELEKRRSSEGQRKERRSLPLPSQQLDNQSESEAWSEPDRKVSLARIGLDETSNSLAAPEQAVSESESEGRTCATRQDRNRNSERIAQLEEQISQKDERMLNVQCQMVELDNRYKQEQLRCLDITQQLEQLRVINEALTADLQAIGSHEEERMVELQRQLELKNEQIDQLKLAHSTLTADSQITDMELQALQQQMQEIEQQHADSVETLQSQLQKLKLDAEQQLAEHERLHREALERDWVALTTYQEQAQQLLELQRSLDYHQENEKELKQTLVEYELATRALKKQLDESTLQASKAVMERTKAYNDKLQLEKRSEELRLQLEALKKEQQKLLQKRSNSSDVSQSGYTSEEVAVPMGPPSGQATTCKQAAAAVVGQRVNTSSPDLGIESDAGRISSVEVSNAQRAMLKTVEMKTEGSASTRAKSEESTSPDSKSNVATGGAATVHDCAKVDLENAELRRKLIRTKRAFEDTYEKLRMANKAKAQVEKDIKNQILKTHNVLRNVRSNMENEL; via the exons ATGAATAGTAATCGTTCATCGTCCTCGCAGAATTCGAGAAATCTAAAGATTTTTA ATGCCAGTTTTGACGTTCCGCGACCTCCAGGTGGCGGCAACTCTCCCTTGCCGCCGCAGGGTCGCTCTGTGCGCGAGTTGGAGGAGCAGATGTCCGCGCTGCGTAAGGAGAACTTCAATCTAAAGCTGCGCATCTACTTCCTGGAGGAGGGTCAGCCGGGTGCCCGAGCAGACAGTTCCTCAGACTCCTTAAGCAAACAGCTCATCGATGCCAAGATCGAAATCGCGACGTTGAGAAAAACCATCGATGTAAAGATGGAGCTGCTCAAGGATGCCGCTCGAGCCATTTCTCACCACGAGGAATTGCAGCGCAAAGCGGACTTAGAAAGCCAGGCAATAATCGACGAGTTGCAAGAGCAAATAAACGCCTATCAG GTGGCGGAGTCTGGTGGTCAACCTGTCGAAAATATTGCTAGAACCAGGAAAATTCTGAGCCTTGAATCGGAGGTGCAGAGATTGGAGGAGGAACTGGTGAATAGCGAAGCTCGTAACGTAGCGGCCCGGAACGAGCTGGAATTCATGTTGGCCGAGCGCATGGAATCCCTAACAGCCTGTGAGGGCAAGATTCAAGAGCTGGCCATCAAGAATTCCGAACTGGTAGAGCGTATTGAAAAGGAAACAGCATCCGCCGAGTCATCCAAC GCCAATCGAGATCTTGGCGCCCAACTTGCGGATAAGATTTGCGAGCTGCAGGACGCCCAGGAGAAGCTCAAGGAGCGCGAACGCATCCACGAGCAGGCGTGCCGCACCATTCAGAAGCTGATGCAAAAGCTGAGCAGCCAAGAGAAGGAGATAAAGAAACTTAATCAGGAGAACGAACAGTCGGCAAACAAGGAG AACGACTGCGCTAAGACGGTAATTTCGCCATCCTCCAGCGGCCGTTCCATGAGTGACAACGAGGCCAGCTCCCACGAAATGTCCACCAACCTCAGGGTGCGCTACGAACTAAAGATCAAAGAGCAGGAGGAGAAGATAAAGCAGTTGGAGACGGAAGTAAAGAAGAAGACTGCGAATCTGCAAAACCTGGTCAACAAGGAGCTATGGGAGAAAAATCGCGAGGTGGAGCGCCTCACTAAGCTGTTGGCTAACCAACAGAAGACATTGCCGCAGATAAGCGAGGAATCTGCCGGAGAAGCAGATCTGCAGCAATCCTTCACGGAGGCGGAGTACATGAGGACATTGGAGCGAAACAAGCTGCTGCAGCGAAAGGTGGATGTGCTCTTCCAGCGCCTGGCAGACGATCAACAGAACAGTGCTGTGATTGGCCAGTTGCGTTTAGAACTTCAACAAGCTCGCACGGAAGTTGAGACGGCGGATAAGTGGCGTCTTGAATGCGTCGATGTCTGCAGTGTGCTGACGAACCGATTGGAGGAGCTGGCTGGTTTCCTCAACTCTCTGCTGAAGCACAAAGATGTTCTTGGCGTGTTGGCCGCAGATCGACGCAATGCCATGCGTAAGGCTGTGGATCGCAGCTTGGATCTTTCCAAGAGTCTTAATATGACTCTGAATATAACAGCTACATCCTTGGCTGACCAAAGCCTCGCTCAGCTGTGCAATCTATCCGAGATCCTGTACACCGAAGGCGATGCAAGCCACAAAACTTTCAATTCACACGAGGAGCTGCACGCCGCTACTTCGATGGCTCCGACTGTAGAGAACTTAAAGGCCGAGAACAAGGCTCTGAAAAAAGAGTTGGAAAAGCGACGCAGCTCAGAAGGACAGAGAAAGGAGCGCCGCTCCTTACCGCTGCCCTCTCAACAGTTGGATAACCAGAGCGAGTCAGAGGCCTGGTCAGAGCCTGACCGCAAGGTTTCGTTGGCACGCATTGGCCTGGACGAAACCTCCAACAGCTTGGCGGCGCCTGAGCAGGCGGTCAGCGAGTCGGAGAGCGAGGGAAGAACCTGCGCTACCCGTCAGGATCGCAATCGCAACAGCGAGCGTATTGCCCAGCTGGAGGAGCAAATTTCCCAGAAAGACGAACGTATGCTTAATGTGCAATGCCAAATGGTTGAGCTGGACAATCGATATAAGCAGGAGCAATTGCGCTGCCTGGATATCACTCAACAATTGGAGCAATTGCGAGTTATCAACGAAGCTCTGACTGCGGACCTTCAAGCTATAGGATCACACGAAGAGGAACGCATGGTCGAGTTGCAACGCCAGCTGGAGCTTAAGAACGAGCAGATTGATCAACTAAAACTGGCCCACAGCACTCTGACGGCAGATTCGCAGATAACCGATATGGAACTGCAGGCATTGCAGCAGCAAATGCAGGAAATAGAGCAGCAGCACGCCGATTCAGTGGAAACCCTGCAATCTCAGCTACAAAAACTCAAACTAGATGCCGAGCAGCAGCTAGCAGAGCACGAGCGCCTGCATCGCGAGGCTCTGGAACGCGACTGGGTGGCACTGACCACTTACCAGGAGCAGGCTCAACAGTTGTTGGAACTGCAACGATCCCTGGACTATCACCAAGAAAACGAGAAGGAGCTGAAGCAGACGCTTGTCGAGTACGAGCTGGCCACGCGGGCCCTCAAAAAGCAGCTGGACGAAAGCACTCTGCAGGCATCCAAGGCGGTGATGGAGCGCACGAAGGCCTACAACGACAAGCTGCAATTGGAGAAGCGTTCCGAGGAGTTGAGGCTGCAACTGGAGGCGCTCAAGAAAGAGCAGCAAAAGCTGCTGCAGAAGCGCTCCAACAGCAGCGACGTTTCCCAGTCCGGTTACACATCCGAAGAGGTGGCGGTGCCCATGGGGCCACCCTCGGGTCAGGCTACAACGTGCAAGCAGGCCGCTGCCGCAGTGGTGGGCCAGAGGGTGAACACATCATCTCCCGATCTGGGCATAGAAAGCGATGCCGGCAGAATATCCAGCGTAGAAGTATCCAACGCCCAGCGAGCGATGCTCAAGACTGTAGAGATGAAAACGGAGGGGTCAGCGAGCACAAGGGCAAAGTCAGAGG AATCTACTTCACCGGACAGCAAGAGCAACGTGGCAACTGGTGGTGCAGCCACAGTACACGACTGTGCCAAGGTAGATCTTGAAAACGCCGAGTTGCGGCGCAAACTAATCCGCACCAAGCGCGCATTTGAAGACACCTACGAAAAGTTGCGTATGGCTAACAAAGCAAAAGCACAAGTTGAGAAAGACATCAAAAATCAAATACTAAAAACGCACAATGTGCTGCGAAACGTTCGCTCAAACATGGAGAATGAGTTATAA